A window of Maioricimonas rarisocia genomic DNA:
CGGTCTCGGGGTCGACGCCGAAGAAGTCGGCTTCGCGGTTGATGGCCTCCTCGAGCGGCTTGTCGTGACCGTCGATCATGTAGAAACCGTCGAGATGAACGAAGACGGAGCGGTCGTTAGGCGTTCCGGTCCGCTTGAGGACGCCGCGGACGGTGAACTGCTCGTCGTGGACGTGGTCATCCTGTCCGCCGTGGATCATGCGGAACTTGCTGCCGACGTCCCAGCCGTTCTTGCGGGCGACCTCGGCTCCGATGACGGCATCCCAGGTTCCCTGGAGGAAGTCTCCTTTGACGAGAAACTTCCTGCCGTGCGCATACTCGATGCCGAAGTACTGCGGGATCGTACCGACGATCGGGAAGGCTCCCTCTTCGGTCATGTCTCCCAGAGCCAGCGGGATGGCGTGTTCGATATCGCGGCGGTCCTTCATCTGGGTGTAGAACCGCCAGGGGAGGTTCTCGATGGGAGGAGAGACGCGATAGATCGAACTGAGGACCAGCTGCAGGTCGCTTCCCTTGGGGCCGATGATCAGGTCGTACCCGCTGCCGGACTGGCTGAACATCCGGCCGATGACGCCGTTGATGACCAGCACGGCGACCATCAGCGCCACACCGAGGGCGACGCTGAGTCCGGTGAGAGAAGACGCCAGGAGCCGCTGGCGAATGCTCTTTGTGGCAATCGTCAGCAGATTCATGCGTGCACCTCGGGCTTGTTGAAGTTGGCGAGCTGTTCGACGCGGTCGAACTGTTCGGCGACGTCGTGGGAGTGCGTGACCAGCAGCAGCGAGACGCCGTGTTCGCTGCACGTCTCCCGGAGAAGGCTGAGGATGGTGTTCTGGTTGGCGATGTCGACGCTGGCGGTCGGTTCGTCGGCCAGCATCAGCCGGGGGCGGTTTGCCAGGGCCCGGGCGACGGCGACACGCTGCTGTTCACCGACCGAAAGCTGCGGCGGGCGGTGAGAGAGCCGCTTGCCCAGCCCGACCCGCTCGAGAAGCTGCCGGGCGAAGTCACGGTCGGAACGACCGGCGAAGGTCATCCCGAGCAGGACGTTCTCGAGGGCCGAGAAGGCCGGCAGCAGGTTGAAGGTCTGGAAGACAATGCCGATCCGTTCGGCCCGGAAGCGGTCCCGGCCGGCTTCGGGCAGTCGGGTGAGATCGACGCCGTCGACGATCACCTTTCCGGAATCGACCGTCGTGATCCCGGAGATGGCATTGAGCAGCGTCGTCTTTCCGCCGCCACTTTCGCCGACAAGGACGACCTGTTCTCCCTGCTCGAGGGAGAACGATTCGACATTGAGCACCGGGAGGATGTTGCCGTCAGGCTCCCGGTAGCTCTTCTTGATGTTTTGCAACTGCAGTGGCATTGCAGGTGTACTTTCCACGCGAGTGCCATTGAAGCGTCGTCGTATGACGGTAGTGCATACGTGCGAACCCCGCAAGCGCGTTGGCGCATCCGGCCCGCGCTGCCGGCTCAGTCGAGCTCGCTGAGCCAGTGTCGGATTTCGTTGGCGTACTCGGCGGCGAGGTCCCCCTTGACCAGTTGCCGCTGGAACTCGGTCGCCCCACCGTCGGCCAGGTCGGCCTGCTCGGCGTTGACGAACCGCTCGGCCGGATCGGGGGCAATCAGTCCGCGAAGCAGATTGATCAGGGTGTCGTTGGCGGCCACTTCGGGGGGAAGCAGCTCTTCCAGCCGGTCGGGGAGTTCGTGCTTGGCGGCTACCATCTCCACGCCGTCTTCACAGTCTGTAAACGGAAACTGCCCGGAGAGCATCTCGAACAGGATGTAGCCGAGGCTGGCCAGGTCCGACGCCTGCGTCTGTCGCCCTCCTTCGAGGACTTCGACAGCGGCGTAGCGGGGCGTCCAGGTGGGGCGGGAGGGGGGCTCGTCGAGGTTCAGGGCCGAGCCGAAGTCGATGATTTTGCAGTTGCCGGTCCGCTTGACCATGATGTTGGCCGGCTTGAGGTCGCCGTGCACGAGTCCTTCGCGATGCAGGGCGCCCAGGCCTTCGAGGCATTCGCGGAGGATGGCGATGGCCACTCCCGGTTTGAGCCGCAGCTGCACGGGTGTCCGGGTCACGATGACGTCGTTGACGTATTCCCAGCGGTCGCGGTCGACGTTCGCCTTGACCCGCTCGAGGATGCCGGGGGTGAGCAGGCACCGCAGGTCGAAGCCGTCGACCCACTCCATCGCGAGCACCTGGATGCCGTCGTACTCGACGACGTTGTAGACGTCGAGCAGGTGGTCCTGCTGGATCCGGGCCAGGTGCATGGCGACGCGGGCGAGCCGGGCCATGTCTTCGCGGTAGACTTCGATGTCGGGGTAGCCGTCGGGGCGGAAGAACTTCAGCGCCAGTCGGAACGTGACGCCGAACGCACCGCCGCGGTCGGCCAGAAACACCACCCCCTGGCCGCCGGAGCCGAGCTTTTTGACGAGTCGGTAGCTGACGTCCCAGGAGACTTCGGACTGGGAGACAATTTCCTTATACCGCTCGGCGGTCCGCGCGGTTTCGGCGTTAACGTCCGCGAAAGTCCGTGTCGGCGTCCCGTAGGGGAGGGTCGGTTCCAGAATGAACGAATCGTCTTTCATCGAGCGACTTCCATGAGGGGGCCCGCGGGCGTCCTGCCCGAAAAGTGGGGATTCTAGCTGCGGAACCTGAGCGGTGACCAGTGGAATGACGCAGCAGAGTGGGCAGGCGTTCGCAAAAGAAGCCTGCGACTTTGGCCCACTGTGATTGCGGCACAACTTCTATCAGGGACACCGGTTGTGGCGTTTCGGTGTTTCCGGTTCGGGCTCTACGCCATCACACCGGTGACGGGCCGGCCGCCCGCAATCGGAAACGGACGGTCGAGCGGATCCCGGATCTCCGTCTCCGGATCGATCCCCAGCAGAGAGAACATCGTCGCCGCCAGGTCGTCGGGACGGACCATGTCGACCGCCGGGTAAGCACCGTTGCGATCCGACTCGCCGTAGACGAACCCCCGCTTCACGCCGCCGCCAGCCAGCAGAGTGGTGTAGCACTGCGGCCAGTGATCGCGGCTGATGTTGCCGTTGATCTTGGGGGTGCGGCCGAACTCGCCCATCCAGACGATCAGGGTGTCATCCAGCAGCCCCCGTTCGTCGAGATCGTTGATGAGCGTGGGGAGCGTCTGGTCGGTGATCGGCAGGTGGCGGGCCTTGATGATGGGGTACATGCGGGTGTTGTTGAAGCCGTGGGTGTCCCAGCCGCCGCTCGTCGTGCTCTGGCCGCCGATGCTCGAGGAGAAGTACACGTTCACGAATCGCACGCCGGCTTCGACGAGGCGGCGGGCGAGCAGGCAGCTCTGGCCATATTCGGAGCGGCCGTACCGGTCGCGAACGGAATCCGGCTCGGCCGCGAGGTTGAAGGCGTCCCGGACCCGCTTCGAATTCAGCATCGAGAGAGCCTTCTCGTAGTAGGCGTCGATGCCGCGTGCGGTCGCCGAGTAATCGAGCAGCCGCGTCTGCTGGTTGACGATCTGCTGCAGGGCCCGGCGGTTCTGCAGGCGGTCGACGTCGAGCGTGTCGGGCAGGCTCAGTTCCGGCAGGGCGAAGTTGGGATCGTTGGGGTCTTCGGTCACCAGCAGGGGATCGTGGGCCTTGCCCAGGAACGTCGCGCGCTGCCCCGGCGTGATGGCACCATCCCGGATGACGTGCGGGTAGGCGACAAAGGTGGGCATGCCGTCGTCGTTCGGGGCGAACCGGTCCACGATCGATCCGTACGCCGGGAACAGCTCGTCCGAATCACGCAGGCGGATGTCGTCGACGGGGGGCGCGTGGCCGGTGAGGGCGTAGTACGAGGCGGAGTTGTGGTTCTTCATGGTGTGGTGCATGCTCCGGATGAGCGTCACCTTGTCCATGATCTTGGCCATCTCCGGCAGATGCTCGCAGACGGGCATCCCCGGAACGGCCGAGGGGATCGAGCCGAGCGGACCACGGATTCCCTCGGCAGCGTCCGGCTTCATGTCGAACGTGTCGAGATGGCTCGGCCCGCCGAACTGGTACAGGAAGATCACCGACTTTGCCGGGCCCGATCCCGTGCTGCCTCCTTCGGCGCGCAGCAGGCGGGGAAGGGTGAGGCCGAGGAAGCCGGCACCGCCGATCTGGAGGAACCGTCGGCGGAGCATCCGGTCGACCATTCCGGTCGGGATGGAAGGCTGCGGACGTGATTCGGGGCGGTTGTGACTCATGGCTGTACCTGGAAGTCATCGGGAGATGACAGGGGGACGTTCAGCGACGCAGCGAAAACTCGGCGGCGTTGAGCAGGCTCCACAGCAGGTCTTCGTATGCCCGGCGACGGTCGTCGGACCGCTGCAGGTGCTCCTGTGCCGCTCTCGTTTCCATCCCGGACGGCGGCCGGCTGAGGACCGTCCAGTACAGGTTGCCGATGATCTCTTCGTCCGAGTGGCCGGCGGTAATCCAGCGACTGAGGTGATTATTCGATTGCGTCAGAAGGTTGTCGACCATCGGACCGCTGATCAGCTCGAAAGTCTGGGCCAGGGTCGGTTCGTTGCTGCGCTCGCAGTCGCACGACTGCAGCCGCGGCGGCTTGCCGAACAGCATCAGGAACTCATCGCCCGCAGTGGGCCGTTTGTACCGTGGCCGGATCGCATGGACGCCGGCGATCTGCGTGGCCCGGGTGCCGGCGGGATAGCCGTTGAACTCGACCGGGGCCCCGATCACCTGCGCGATCGCGTCGAGGAGCTGCTCGGCATCGAGACGACGGACGACGGCCCGGGAGCCGTTCGTTTCGTCGGCCGCATTGGTGTCGTTCGGTTCCGACGAGAGCTGGTACACCTTCGAGTTCATGATGGTGCGGATCGTGTGCCGCAGATCGTATCCGCTCGCAACGAAATCGTCGGCCAGCCAGTCGAGCAGCTCGGGATTGACCGGCGGGTTGGTCATGCGGAAGTCATCGATCGGTTGCACGATGCCGCGACCGAACAGCTGGTGCCAGACCCGGTTGACCATCAGTTTCGCGAAGTACGGGTTGTCGGGGCGAGTGACCCAGTCGGCGAGCGCCAGCAGCGGATCTTCGCCGTTTTCAGGAGCCGTATCGTCGAGGAAGCGGGGCGGGGCGTTCGCGCCGGTGCGGGGATCTTTCACGCGTCGTGCCGGATCGATCCAGACGATCTGCTCGCCAACGAACTCGTGCTTGTCATTCCGGTCCCGACGGCGGTTCTCGAGGATCTTGTAGTCGACGCCCGCGAACAGGCTGGCCCAGCCGTAGTAGTCGTCCTGCGTCCAGCGGTCGAACGGATGGTTATGGCACTTGGCGCACTGCAGGCGGAGCCCCAGAAACACCTGCGCGGTACTTTCGGCCCGCATCAGCGGATCACGCATCGCGCGGTAGTAGTTCGAAGGAGGCTGGGCATACGTGCTGCCGCGAGCGGCGATGAGCTGCCGCGCGAACTCGTCCATCGGCGTATTGCGGGCGATCTGCTGCCGCACCCAGCCGTGAAAGTTCTCCACCCCCTTGCGATCGAGTGTCTTTTCTTCGATCCGCAGCAGGTCGGCCCACTTGACGGCCTGGAACTCGCTGAACTCCGGGCGCTGCAGAAGCTCCTCGATCAGGGCCGCCCGCTTGCTGGAGGACTCATCTTCGACAAAGCGGCGGGCTTCGTCACCGGTGGGCGGATGCCCCAGCAGATCAGGGTATGCCCGGCGGACGAAGACGGTGTCGTCGCAGACGGGGGAGGGATTGATCTTCAGCGAGCGGAGCTTCGCGAAGACGAGCCGATCGATCTCGTTGCTTTCTTCGGGCCCCTGCCAGGCGTAGTCGGGACGATCGGGAATATACGCCAGTCGCACCGGAAACCGCTGATTCAGAAACCGGACGGCCACCGTCACTTCGCCGTAGCGCTCGGCCTTCACGACGCCGTCGCGGCTGATGTCGACGATCGGCTCGGACGGTTCGTAGACCGCCAGTGACGTCACATCGCGGGAGGAACCGTCGGAGAAGGTGGCCTGCACATGCAGGGGGACCTCTGCCTCGAGCCCGGTCACGATCTGCTGCCTGGGCGCGACCTGCAGAGATGTGACGGAAAGGGCCGTCTCGCGATCGTTACGCATGCCGCCAGCGATCCAGTCGTGAAGGATACGGTATTCCTGCGAGTCGACGTCGAAGCGGCGGCCCCCTTCGTGGGCGAGCTGCATGGTCGGTTTGAGCAGCAGCAGGCTGTCGGCGGGGCGGGCCGGATTGATGCGTCGGGCGGACAGGTCCCGCGAGAGGGCTGCGAAATCGAACTCCGGATCGTCGCCGCGCAGCGACAGCTTGAAGCCCCCCTTGCCGTTGGAGTTGCCGTGGCATGTCCCCTGGTTGCAGCCGGCTTTCGAGAGGACGGCCATCACATCCGTGCGGAAGGAGACGGGCCGGTCACCGGCCGTCGCGGTCTGTGCGGCGAACAGAAGGGGCACTGCTGCGAGAAGAATGCGGACAATCGAAGCGCCGCGGACAGCCGCAGCGCTGCAGTCATTGGCCCGATTCATGTGGTTCATCATGCGTGGTGCGGAAGGTGGGAACATATCGCACAGTCGCTGGAGTGACAGGGCAAAGGCGGGACGGTCGTGGGGCACACATTGATCCTACCTGATGGGTCGGGGCGGGCCAAATGCTCATCCTCGGGAAGAGCGGCAGAAACTGCCGATTGCGATTGTGCCGCTTCTGGAGAGGGAGTAAGATCCCGGCCATTTTGCAGCGGTCTGCTGCAGCAGATGGATCAGAATCGGCGGCATGAAGCCAGCCGGGACGCACTGTTCTGCCTCGGAGGGACGAGGATTCCGAGGGCTGTCCCGGTGATCCGTGCCGATGGACAAAGGAGGTCCGCCATGAGCTCAAAGGCCGGCAGCACGGTTGCCACGGCGCTGGTTTCGGCACCGCTCGGCGCGCTGGCGATGATGGCGGTGTTCGGCATCCCGCAATTCACGGCCGTCGTCGCATCTCCCGAAGCGGAAGAAGTGCCGTTCGAAGAGATGGTTCCCGAAGGTGAGGGATCGCAGCGACGCCCCCGCCCGGCGGATGACCTGTTCCGCGACTACAATGCGGAAGAGGGGCGCTATCGCGATCCCCGCGATGCCGGGGGAAATGACCGGTTCCCACCGCCGGACAGAACCGGCACCGCTTCGGCCGACCCGTTCGCCAGCGGGAGGGGGCAGGGCATACACGGACAGGGGCAGTACGCGGACGGCGGTGCGGCTGGCGGAGTGCGACAGGGGGGACCGGGTGAGGCCGGCTTCGCTGCTGCCAACAATCGTGCCGCGCTGGATGTCGATGCGGCTCAGGCGGGATGGCCCAACTCCGGATCCCGCGGCGTTCCCCCCGCAGGGGGGGCCACTTCCCAGCCGCAACGTCAGCCCGTCACGGAGAGCCGCCCGATGGAGCGGCAACCGGCGACTGCCGGCTCTTCTCTGACGTGGAAGCAGGCGGTTCGGGAACTGAACGAGCTGGGGATCGACACCTACCATCTCGAACGTGGCTCGCAGCCGGAAACGTTTCTGTTTGTCTGTCTGTTTTCGCCCGGAGATGACCCGCGCGTGACGCAGCGGTTCGAAGCGGAAGCGTCTGAACCTCTCGACGCGGTCGCGAACGTCCTGCGGCAGATCGAGCAGTGGCTGCAGCGACGGTTCGGGGAAAGCCGCCAGACGATCCCGATGCCGTTTCCCTCGCAGCAGCCGCGGTAAGGACAGGTGGCGTGCGGACGTTCTCGCAGCAGAATCCGTTTCGACAGCCGGCGTGCGCTCTCGCTGCGTCGTCCGGCACCGCCAGCGGCTGGACGTGGGCGTTCCGGAATCGCCGGCCCGAGGCAGAGACACTCGCGGCCGGGGCCGCCGACGGGCCGCTCGTCCGGACTCCCAAGATGGCCCGGCTCGAGGCGGCACTGTTTGTCGCCGACCAGGCCCTCTCGCCACGCAAGCTCTCGCAGTTCGCATCACTGGCTTCGGCGGCCGAAGCGCGTCAGCTCGTCGAGCAGCTCAATGCGGCGTACGATGCGTCCGGTTCGACGTTCCGGATCGAAAGCGTCGCAACCGGTTACCGGCTGCTGACCGATGCCCGCTTCGCTCCCTGGCTGGACCGGCTGCATCAGCGGCAGGAGAAGCAGAAGCTCTCGCCGCCAGCGATGGAGACACTCTCGATCGTCGCCTATCGCCAGCCGATTACGCGAGCGGATATCGAGGCCATCCGGGGAGTGCAGACCGCCGAAATCCTCAAGCAGTTGATGGAGCGGGGTCTGGTGCGGATTGCCGGCGAAGACGATTCGCTGGGGCGACCGTACCTGTACGGGACGACGCGGCTGTTCCTGGAGGTGTTCGGACTTCGATCGCTGAGCGAACTGCCAATGTCCGAGCGTTTGCGGCCGGCTCCACCCGAACCCGCCGATGCGTCGGAACCTGAAGCCGCCGATGATGCGGAGGAGCAGGACGGTGTCCAGGAGGCTTCCGACGGAGAGGCGATGTCGGACAGCGGCGGCGAAGACCGGGACGAACTGGCCGACGCGGCGTGAAGCGGCGGTCGGCGGCAAGCGCTAGACCGGATTCTGTTCCCCCGCGGCCAGGCGGGAGGCAATGAGTTCGTGCAGCTGCGTGGCGATCTCGTCGATCGGACGAAGTGTTCCGTCCGATTCCACGTCGATCTTCTGCCATTGCGCGTCTCGGGCAGCAAGCTGGCAATACAGATCGCGAACGCCCGCGAGGTAGGCGCAGTCCGCTTCGTGCAGATCGGCGGCCTGGTCGGTGTACGTCCGGGCAGACTTCCTGGCGATAAGCTGCTGGGCCGTGGTGGCCGGAAGGTCGAGCAGAACAACCAGATCCGGACGGGGGAGGGCGTAAATGCCGTATTC
This region includes:
- a CDS encoding ABC transporter ATP-binding protein; translated protein: MPLQLQNIKKSYREPDGNILPVLNVESFSLEQGEQVVLVGESGGGKTTLLNAISGITTVDSGKVIVDGVDLTRLPEAGRDRFRAERIGIVFQTFNLLPAFSALENVLLGMTFAGRSDRDFARQLLERVGLGKRLSHRPPQLSVGEQQRVAVARALANRPRLMLADEPTASVDIANQNTILSLLRETCSEHGVSLLLVTHSHDVAEQFDRVEQLANFNKPEVHA
- the scpB gene encoding SMC-Scp complex subunit ScpB, coding for MRTFSQQNPFRQPACALAASSGTASGWTWAFRNRRPEAETLAAGAADGPLVRTPKMARLEAALFVADQALSPRKLSQFASLASAAEARQLVEQLNAAYDASGSTFRIESVATGYRLLTDARFAPWLDRLHQRQEKQKLSPPAMETLSIVAYRQPITRADIEAIRGVQTAEILKQLMERGLVRIAGEDDSLGRPYLYGTTRLFLEVFGLRSLSELPMSERLRPAPPEPADASEPEAADDAEEQDGVQEASDGEAMSDSGGEDRDELADAA
- a CDS encoding ABC transporter permease; amino-acid sequence: MNLLTIATKSIRQRLLASSLTGLSVALGVALMVAVLVINGVIGRMFSQSGSGYDLIIGPKGSDLQLVLSSIYRVSPPIENLPWRFYTQMKDRRDIEHAIPLALGDMTEEGAFPIVGTIPQYFGIEYAHGRKFLVKGDFLQGTWDAVIGAEVARKNGWDVGSKFRMIHGGQDDHVHDEQFTVRGVLKRTGTPNDRSVFVHLDGFYMIDGHDKPLEEAINREADFFGVDPETVREWYGEELAHAEEEAAGGHDHDHDHAHTVLDAQKEVTAVLVVMKTRNDNPLTRTTGSLMLKNELQEGFQAQGVNPIQVMRRLMDNLVGNVRLALLYLTGLIIAVSGIGIFVSIYNSMADRKREIAIMRALGARRQTVFSVILAESILLCLSGGLFGLLLGHGLVFLAAPIVEARSGLLIDPFAFEPIELVLFPVLIVLASLIGFLPGLTAYRTDVADALSN
- a CDS encoding DUF1549 and DUF1553 domain-containing protein, producing MNRANDCSAAAVRGASIVRILLAAVPLLFAAQTATAGDRPVSFRTDVMAVLSKAGCNQGTCHGNSNGKGGFKLSLRGDDPEFDFAALSRDLSARRINPARPADSLLLLKPTMQLAHEGGRRFDVDSQEYRILHDWIAGGMRNDRETALSVTSLQVAPRQQIVTGLEAEVPLHVQATFSDGSSRDVTSLAVYEPSEPIVDISRDGVVKAERYGEVTVAVRFLNQRFPVRLAYIPDRPDYAWQGPEESNEIDRLVFAKLRSLKINPSPVCDDTVFVRRAYPDLLGHPPTGDEARRFVEDESSSKRAALIEELLQRPEFSEFQAVKWADLLRIEEKTLDRKGVENFHGWVRQQIARNTPMDEFARQLIAARGSTYAQPPSNYYRAMRDPLMRAESTAQVFLGLRLQCAKCHNHPFDRWTQDDYYGWASLFAGVDYKILENRRRDRNDKHEFVGEQIVWIDPARRVKDPRTGANAPPRFLDDTAPENGEDPLLALADWVTRPDNPYFAKLMVNRVWHQLFGRGIVQPIDDFRMTNPPVNPELLDWLADDFVASGYDLRHTIRTIMNSKVYQLSSEPNDTNAADETNGSRAVVRRLDAEQLLDAIAQVIGAPVEFNGYPAGTRATQIAGVHAIRPRYKRPTAGDEFLMLFGKPPRLQSCDCERSNEPTLAQTFELISGPMVDNLLTQSNNHLSRWITAGHSDEEIIGNLYWTVLSRPPSGMETRAAQEHLQRSDDRRRAYEDLLWSLLNAAEFSLRR
- a CDS encoding serine/threonine-protein kinase, translating into MKDDSFILEPTLPYGTPTRTFADVNAETARTAERYKEIVSQSEVSWDVSYRLVKKLGSGGQGVVFLADRGGAFGVTFRLALKFFRPDGYPDIEVYREDMARLARVAMHLARIQQDHLLDVYNVVEYDGIQVLAMEWVDGFDLRCLLTPGILERVKANVDRDRWEYVNDVIVTRTPVQLRLKPGVAIAILRECLEGLGALHREGLVHGDLKPANIMVKRTGNCKIIDFGSALNLDEPPSRPTWTPRYAAVEVLEGGRQTQASDLASLGYILFEMLSGQFPFTDCEDGVEMVAAKHELPDRLEELLPPEVAANDTLINLLRGLIAPDPAERFVNAEQADLADGGATEFQRQLVKGDLAAEYANEIRHWLSELD
- a CDS encoding DUF1501 domain-containing protein is translated as MSHNRPESRPQPSIPTGMVDRMLRRRFLQIGGAGFLGLTLPRLLRAEGGSTGSGPAKSVIFLYQFGGPSHLDTFDMKPDAAEGIRGPLGSIPSAVPGMPVCEHLPEMAKIMDKVTLIRSMHHTMKNHNSASYYALTGHAPPVDDIRLRDSDELFPAYGSIVDRFAPNDDGMPTFVAYPHVIRDGAITPGQRATFLGKAHDPLLVTEDPNDPNFALPELSLPDTLDVDRLQNRRALQQIVNQQTRLLDYSATARGIDAYYEKALSMLNSKRVRDAFNLAAEPDSVRDRYGRSEYGQSCLLARRLVEAGVRFVNVYFSSSIGGQSTTSGGWDTHGFNNTRMYPIIKARHLPITDQTLPTLINDLDERGLLDDTLIVWMGEFGRTPKINGNISRDHWPQCYTTLLAGGGVKRGFVYGESDRNGAYPAVDMVRPDDLAATMFSLLGIDPETEIRDPLDRPFPIAGGRPVTGVMA